One Eisenibacter elegans DSM 3317 genomic window, GTAACGCTCTATGCCATAGGGCTGACAGTCATCTGTGGCGCATTGCTGGCCTCTGCCTTTGAGGTGCTCAAACCCAATATTGCAGCAAACCAAGCTTACGATTTGCGCCGCAACGTGCTCTTAGCTTCTATTAAGCTCGAAAAAGGTGATAACGTAGATGCTATTTTTGAAAAGCGTGTGAAGACTTTGGTCATCAATGCCAAAGGCGAAATAGTAAAAGGCCAAGACGCTGAAAAGGTAAACCTAGCCGAAGAATATCGCAAAAAGCGAGAAGAACGCATCTACCCAGTATATATATTGGGTAAGGAAGGCAGCCCCGATGTAGTCGAAGCCTATATTATGCCCTTGTATGGCTTTGGCCTATGGGACAATATCTTCGGGTATGTAGGTATTGATACCGACGGCGAAACCATCAAAGGGGTAGTCTTTGGCCACAAAGGCGAAACTGCCGGCCTTGGCGCACGCATTACCGACAATGACATCCAACGCCGATTCATCGGTAAGAAAATCTTTGAAGGAGATAAGCTTACCCCCGTAACGATGGTCAAAGGAGAACGCGGTGGCGGAGATGTCAGCATCAAGGCCTTTGCCGACCAACCACACCAAGTGGACGGAATGTCAGGCGCTACCCTTACTGCTGAAGGCCTGTCTAATATGCTTGATGATTACCTCCGTGGTTATGAAGCCTATATTCGCGCTGAGCGTGCCAAAAAAAGTAAAAACTTATAACCTATTGATAACCCATGGCAGAAGTTGCAGTAAAAGAAGTTAAGAAAAAAGAAGCGCTTTTTTCAAAACGTAATAAAACCATATTTGCAGACCCTTTGAGCGATAATAACCCGATTACTGTACAGGTATTGGGTATCTGCTCCGCATTGGCGATTACCGCACAGATGTTGCCCGCCGTTGTGATGAGCTTGTCGGTGATTTTTGTGATGTGCTGCTCCAGTGTATTGTTCTCACTCATCAGCCGGACCGTGCCCAAAAGCATCCGTATCATGGTGCAGCTGGCTGTTATTGCCTTGTTCGTAATCTTGGTAGACCTTTTCCTTAAGGCATACCTCTACGATGTGTCGAAGCAGTTGAGTACTTTCGTAGGACTTATCATTACCAACTGTATCGTAATGGGACGCTTAGAAGCCTTTGCCGGTAACCCCGAAAACAGTGCTTGGTCTTCTTTCCTCGATGCCCTCGGCAACGCCCTCGGCTATGCCATCATCTTGATTGCCATTGCATTCTTGCGTGAGCTTTTCGGGGCGGGCAGCCTTTTCGGATACCCTGTGTTTAATCAAGTATTTGCGCTATTCGGCTCAGAAATGACTTACGAAGGCAACGGCTTGATGTTGCTCCCTGCCGGGGCTTGCGTAGCAGTAGGGGTGATTATCTGGATACAGCGCTACTGGAACGGATACGCAGAGGCTGAGTAAGCACTGCTCAAAATACATTATCACATTCAAAAGCAAATACAATTATGAATGAGTTGATTAATTTGGGCGTAAAGTCCATTTTTATAGATAACATGATTTTTGCCTACTTCTTAGGCATGTGTTCTTACCTTGCTGTCTCGAAGCGTGTGCCTACGGCAATGGGCTTGGGCTTGGCCGTAATTTTCGTACTGTCCGTTACTGCTCCGCTCAACTGGATGATTAGCAACTACCTGCTCAAAAAAGGAGCCTTGGAGTGGGTTGGCCCCCAGTTTGCGGAAGTAGATTTGAGCTTCCTCAACTTCATCGTATTTATTGCCGTTATTGCCTCATTCGTACAGTTGGTAGAGATGATCATCGAGAAATTCTCTCCATCTCTTTATGGCTCTTTGGGTATCTTTTTGCCCCTTATTGCGGTAAACTGCTCTATCTTGGGCGGCTCTCTCTTTATGATTGGTCGGGATTATACCCTGCCTCAAGCTACTGTATTCGGCCTTGGTTCGGGTATTGGTTGGTTGTTGGCCGTATTGGCGCTGGCAGCTATCCGCGAAAAAATCCGTTATTCTGATGTACCCAAGCCCTTACGTGGCCTAGGCATTACCTTTATCTTGGTAGGTCTGATGGCCTTTGGCTTCTTAGGCTTCTTGGGCTTTAAGCTCTAATATAGCCCCGGCAATTATTGTCATAAAAAAAACCGTCTCGTAAATCGTGAGATGGTTTTTTTATGTCCAATCAAGAGATATGATTGGGCTATCTTTTAGACTTCATTTTTTGTGCCTGGCGGGCGGCCAATCGGCGTTTTCGCGCATCAGGTGTATCCGTAAAAGAAGCAAGCCACATATCGCTTTTGAGCCTGTTGAGCGGGCCTTTGACCAAGATGCACAAGGTTACAGATTGTTGGGCAGCAGCCGATACTTTATTGAGAGAGTATTGTTCGGTAAAATTATTTAGAGGCACTTTTATCATCATATCCAGCGATTCGTCGAGCTGGTAGGTTCCGCCAATAGCAAAATAAATCACACTAGTGCCGATGATCATTTCGGGGATGATGAGCTTATCTTGTTTGACTTCAAAAACATTGTTCAGCGTCGGAAAATAAACAGTCTCTAGGTCTCTATTTCTGAAAATATAGCGGGAGAGTTTGATTAGAGGAGGAAACTTGACCAACACCCCGTTGACAATCCGAATGTCGGCAATGGCCTGGGTATGGCGGCTATCGAGGTTGAGGTAGGTATCAAACTTGCCTTGCATGGTAATATCAGCCGAAAAGCGCCCACGGATGTTTTGGTCGGTAAAGAAGTGTTGGCCAAAATTTTCCATCGCCACAAAAAACTGATTGATATTGACACGGTCAATATCGGCATTGAGGGTTACGGCCAAAGAGTCTTGGTTTTGTACTTCGATAGAGGCATCTAGGCTGATAAGCCCCTCCAAGGCGTGCATCGAGAGGCGTTCGAGCTGGATACTACTATCGGCAATATGGATGGCTGCGTGGATGTCGCGGCCTTTGATTTTGCGAAAACTGAGGCTGTCGATAGTGCCTTCGAGGTCTAGATCTATACGGCTCGATGTTGCCAAGGAGTACATCTTGCTTTGCTTGAGCGCTACTGGGTTGAGCTTGCGCAAATGAGATTGGTATTTGAGCGGATTGCGATGCCCGGCTTTGTTGAGCTGAATAATCTCGCTGACATCAATGTAGTGAGATTTGAAAGCGGCCTTGAGCTGTAAGGCATTGTCTCCCAGTAGAAAAGGAGCCAGATTTACAAAGTTGCCGCTGAGGGTAAGATCGCTTTGGCCAATAGACACACGCATTTGTTGTACCTTCACATAACTGCTATCAAACTGAAATAGCCCACTTACCCCGCTGAGCGCTATGCCTAGGTTTCGAAACTTGACGTCGAGGCTGTCAGGGCGTACATACCCTTTGATGAGCATGGGCGCATCGGGGTTGTCTCGAAGGTCATTGAGTCGCCCCTTGAATACTACCATCACATCAGCGGCTCCCCGCATTTTTTCAATACCACTATTGCCAATAATCTCGAAGACGTGGGCAAGATTCAGCCGCCCTTGGCAGCGAATATCAATCTCGGGGTCGCTTAGGTCATTGATTTTCAGCTTGATATCCAAAGGTTTGCCATTGTTGAGCGCCTCTATAGATTCAAAGCGCAGCTGCGTGGTTTTGGGCGAAGGCAATACACCTTTGATGGTATTGGCAAAGCTCCCCCTGAGCTTTAGTTGGCTGAGGGTGTCTTGCAGAGGGCGATTGATGAGGAGCAAATCATAACAAGAAAAATCTACCCGCACCTGTGGTTGGTTGTTGGGAACAAACCTGCCATATAGGTTGAGGTGTGCATCGAGTGTACCCTCGCTCTCGTAGTTGGCCACAATGCTCTGGAGTCGTGGAGGGAGAAACCCAAAAGCTTGCAATAGCCCAACCTGCGGCAGGCGGACACTTAGGTGATAGCTGTTGGCCTCCCGAAAATTGATTTTCATTTTGGCTTCTATGGGCGTGTGGTCAAGCTCAAAACGCGAACTCTCTATCAGCAGTTGGTTTTGTACTATATCAAACCCTGCCTGAAGGTCGATAGAGGCGTATTTGTGTAGCAAAAAATCATTTTCAGGAACACGCCTGCTAAACGACAAGCGCTCTATGGTCAAATCGCCCCGCAGGCGGCCACCGAGCTTCCCTGTTTGTAAGCGTGCTTGGTTCAGCAAAACATCTTTGAACTGTAGGTGGATGTCGCTTTTTTTGGCGATGTTTTGTGAGCGGAATGATACCCCTACCAAACGGATACGAGGCAAGCGCCCCAGGGAAGTTAGGGTCTCTGGAAGAGACTTGGCGGGGGTATCGGTCTTGTCGCGTGGTTTTTGGATGTCAAAAAGTTTTTGGTCTTGCGCATCGTGAACGAGGGCTATCTCGCCGTTGTATAGCGTCAGGCTGTGCAAGCGGATTTTCCCACGCAACAAGGGGCGCATTTGAAGCCTGATATCTAGCGCGGCTAAGTGAACAACACTGGGACATATTTCGGGGTTCAGGCTGGGTAGGTCGATGTGGTGTAGGCGCACCCCCACACGAGGAAAGTGCCGTAGCCACGAAATACCCACATAACGAATCTGTGGGCGAACTCGGAGTTGAGCCGCGCCAAAGGTCTCTAGCTGACCCTGTGCCCACGGTTGGGCAAACCACGAAACACCTTGTAATAGCCCTTCAAAAATCAATGGCAAGAGCAAGGCCAATATCAATAGTCGCTGATAACGCTTGTTGAATCGATAGTTTCGACGCATAGGAATAGCATTCGGTCAAAGATGCTTAAACGCACTTTGCTTTATTCTGACAAAAAGATAACCAAAAAAAACTAGGTTTCGATATGTCAGCGTTTTTTTTTACCTTTGCTGACCAATGGTCATTTTTTGACCATATTCATAATTGCATTTTATTATGGCTTATATCGAAGATTATCACCAGCTCAAGGCGCTATCCGAAGCACTCCCAGTAGGGGGGGCAGGGGTGTACCAAAATTTGACCTTGCGTAGCCTGACTTTTCAGTCCAATATTGATACGGTCTTCCCCGGAGGCCAACAATATTATACCCCCAAAGCAGAAGGCATCAGTATGCAGGCTTTTTACAAAGCCTTGGCCGACAATACGCTGGATGGCATCATTCAAATCAGTGATGCTGAAATAGCCGAAAATAAATCTTTTCGATACCTGCTCTTACAGCCCAAAGAGCAGTTACGCAGTCAAGAGCTGATTATTTTCTTTCACGGCCTCAACGAAAAAGACTGGAGCAAGTACCTCCCTTGGGGGCAGGTTTTGGCCTCGCGCACAGGCAAGAGCGTGTTATTTTTCCCGCTGGCTTTCCATATCGACCGTGCCATAGAGACTTGGGTGAGCAGTAGGCCTATGAACCAACTCAGCAAAATACGTACACAGGCTTTTGATGGGCTGACAGAAAGCTCTTTTACCAATGCGGCGATCAGTGCGCGGCTACACTTGGCTCCCGTGCGTTTCTTCCTTTCCGGGTTAGCCACTTACAATGATGTGATCCAGTTGGTTACTCAGATTCGGATGGACAATCACCCGCACATCCACAACCAAGCCTCGGTCGATTTCTTTGGGTTTTCGGCAGGTGCTTTTCTGACCCAAATCCTGATGATGGCCAACCGTGGGGGCTTGTTTGAGCAGAGCCGCGCCGCGCTTTTCTGTGGAGGCAACTTGTTGAGTGATATGCGCCTGACTTCGCGCTACATCCTCGACAGCTGCGCACATCAGGCTGTGCTTGATTTTTTTGTGCGCAATCTGCCCACACACCTCGACCAAGACCCTTTTCTGCGCTTTTTGTTCCAATCGGCCAGCACAGGGGGGGCGTATTTCCAAGCTATGCTCAGCGACGGGGATGAAGCCAGAAACCGCCTGCGGCAAGACCGCTTCGAGACCCTGAGCAACCGGTTGGCGGCTTTCAGCCTAGCCAAGGACAATATTATGCTTCCCGAAGACATCCAGAAGGCGCTGCGCTTTGATACCACTACCGCGCCCATTATTCACCGCTGTTTTGACTTTGACTTTCCCTATTCGCATATGAATCCCTTCCCCATCCAACCAAAATACCAAAACGAGGTAATGCAGGCGATGGATGAAGTATTTGGGGCAATGGCGGACTTCTACACACAGAGTGCTCCCAATGCATCCACAACCGCCAAAATGCATAAAATGTCTACATTGTAGCAGCTACGAATGCGCACGGAGTAGCATAAGTTTAGTGCATTCGCAGCCAAACTGAAAGCCAAACATAGAAAAAAGTCATCCCAAAAATATTTCGGGATGACTCAGCTTTGTCCAAACACTAGACAACCGTTGGTATGTTTAACAAAAGATGTTATTCTAGGCGGGTGCTGTTGCCGTCAGGTTGGTAGATGTAGCGGAAAGTATAGTAGCCTGTGGGCATAGAAGAGGTAGGTTGTGCAGGCGCATTTTGGTAATAGCTCAAGATTTCGACCTTGGCAAACTTACCATCGTGGGTACGGAACACCAACACACGCCCCGGGATAGGCGTAATAAGGTTGTTGGATGAGTTGTAGTTGTACCAGCCATTGCCGCTACCAGTAGGAATGGCGTAGTTCTGGCCGTTATCTTGCACAAACTCACTGGCTGCTGGTACGGTCGTAACCTCTTCAAACGTAGCTGTTCTGATGACAGCTGCCGCATTGCCGCTGCGTGTCTCAGTGTCGCGGCTAGAGTTTCCCCCATTGATGATGATGGTCGTTCCTTTGAAGGCAATATCCCAGTTATTGCCCGTTACAACTTGTCCGGTAGCGAAAGAGAATTTCACAAACGGGTTTGCTTGGGTTACTTGCCCGGTCGTACGGTCTATCACATCGTTAGGTGCGTGGATGTTTTCTGCAAGGAGAGCCTCCAGTACTGGTGGTGCCTCGTCTTTTTTGTTGTTACAAGCGCTGAAGGTAGTGAGGCAGAGCAAAGTAAAAGCCACTAATCGGGTGAGATACGTTGTTTTCATTTTTGTGTTATATTTAATTAGACTTATAATAAATAATTGAATAAAAATTTTTAGAGCTGACAGCTCAAGCTAGCCCACCATAGCCTACCAGGCATATTGGGCATCATTTGTTGATTTTGTTGGTTAAGTAAGTTTTCACATCCTACTTGAAACTGGAACATCTGCTTATAGAAGCGCTTGGCAGCGGTGGCGTTGAGCGTCCAAAAGCCGGGGACATACTCGCTGTCATCATCGAGGATAAGGTTGCCGTTGCGGTCTCCAAAGCCATATCGCCCACGGTATACAGCGCGCAAGTTGGCAGTAGTACCTGTCTTTTCGTGGTTGTAGAAGAGCTTCACATTGGCCATATGCCGGCTGCGGTTGAAAAGCCCACCATAATCTTGGCGAGTGATGCGTCGGGTGATGAGTGTTTGTGGGTCGCGGCTAAAAAGCTGTCCGGCATCGATTTGATCCAATACTTCTTTGTCTTTGGCATCCAAGAACTGATACCCACCCGAAAGCGTGAACGAAGGACTGAGTACGTAGCTCAGGTCTGTTTCTACTCCTTGGGTGTAGATGGCGCTCAGGTTTCGGTAGCTGAAGATATTCTGCCCGTTGGTGCGCCGCGCTACTACTTGGGTCTCGATCAGGTCTTGGACATCATTGCGGAAGAGGTTGAGTGTCCAGCGGAGCTTGGGCAAGGGCCTGGCACGAAAGCCAAGGTTGTAGGCTGTAGAGCTTTCGGCGCGGATGTTACCCAATAGTGTAGGGTCGAGCAGTAGTTCCGAAATAAGCCCCTGGCTTTGCCACTCGCCAATGATGCGTGGCAGTTCCTCTGCCCCCAATACAGCATATCCGGCAGCGGCATTGTTGAAATTGAGGTATAGTTGGCGAAAATCAGGCGCTTTGAACCCCCGCCCTACGGAGGCCCTCAGTGCCCATTTGGGGCTAAACTCATATTGGAGGGCTGCCTTGGGGCTAATCTGGCTGCCATAAACCGAGTGCGCATCGAGGCGCGCCCCGGCGGTGATATTCCAACGCTCGGACGGAGTCCATTCATATTGGGCAAAGCCATAAATGGTTTCAAACAGCTGCTTGCGTTCATAACGGGTAGCGCTCACATCTTCCCACAGATGCCCGATGCCAAGGGTAAGGTAATGGTTTTCGTGGATGAAGTACTCTGTCTGGTTTTCGAGGCGGGTAAAGTGCTGCGTAAAAAAGGTAGCCTCATACAGGCTGTTGTCTGACTGGTAATTGAGCGCTGAGCGCGTTTGGTATTGCGAATGATAGAGCCGGAAGATGCTTTTCCAGCGCTCACTAACACGCCACTCAAGCGTGGGCGCTAGGTTGTAATCCTGTACCAAACCTTCGCCGCTGATGCGCTGCTCGGCGGCTGTTCCGCTGTTGAGAGCAAAATTACTAGCCTGTGTTTCGCTATAAAAGCGCCCCGAAAGTTGCAGTTTGAGGGCTTTATGGAAAGTATAATAGAGCTTGGTTTGGAAGGTGTAGGCCGCAAAAGGCTCTATGGTTTGCCCAAAGGTTTCGGGCGTGAAGTCGTAGCCGCCGCTGGCATAGCGGTTGGCAAAGAGGTACACACCTAAGTCCTTGTTTTTGAGGTTGATGCCTGCTGATAAGTCTGCTGTGCGGTTAGTACCATAGCGGCTGCTGAGTTGCGCACTGGTGCGGGTGGGGGTCTCGGTAATGATATTGACGACCCCGGCCAAGGCCTCGGAGCCATAGAGGCTCGAAGTAGGGCCTTTGACAATCTCGATTTGCTTGATATTGCCCACCGCAATGCGCGAAAGCTCCAGCGTACCGGCAGTGCGCCCTACCAGCGGCTCTCCGTCGATGAGGATGAGCGTATAGTCAGGGTCAAAGCCCTGCATCTGGATGCCTTGACCGTGGTTGGTAACGATGGCGAGGCCGGTTTGCTCCTGCAAAATCTCATTGAGCCGCAGGCTGCCCATCTGCCGAATTTGCGCCTGATTGATAATCGTTACCGGCATCGGGACGGTACTCAGCGCCCGCTCAGTGCGTGTAGCCGTAATGACCACATCGCTCAAATCCATTTGCCGAAGGCTGTCTCCGGTATTTTTGGCTACTTGGGCCGACAGTGTGCCGCCGTTAAGCAAGCAGATGCTCAGAAGCCCAAGGCAGCGCAAACAGCATATACAAAAACAACACTTAACACGATACATAACAGAGAGGGTTGGTGCGTATGTCCTATGATTTGATGCTGCAAAGATAGAGACTATTTATAATCAATCCAAATAAACTAAACAGATTATTTGTAATTAGTCCAAATAGTTTTAATTTTGCAACATCAATGTGTTCCAAACACCATTTTCAAACCTTTTCCAATGATTGTCCAACCCTTATCTTAAAAGTATAGCAAGATGAAAAAACGCACTCTAACTACCCTGTGGGCTTCTTTGGCGCTGTTATGTGGCGCTGTAAGCTCTTTGAGCGCCCAACAAACATATGACGACAAGCTCCAACAAGACCGCGAAGCTATCAAGGCCATGTGTGGTTGTTATGAAGTAACCTTTGAGTTTGGGGAGACCTTCGCCCCCGATACCAACTATACCTTCAAGCCCAACTACCGCTCAGGCGGCCTCGAATGGGTAACATTGGTAGAAGACAGTGACCGCAAGCTGGTGCTCCAACACCTGCTCATTGTAGGCGACAACAGTATCGTCAAGCACTGGAGGCAAGACTGGCTCTACGAAAATACCGACCTCTATCTATTCGACCAAGGCAACCACTGGCGCTATACCCGACTGCCCAAAAACGAAGTGCGCGGTCAATGGACACAAAAAGTGTTTCAGGTAGATGACAGCCCCCGCTACGAAGGGTCGGCTACTTGGGTACACGTAGACGGTCGCCACTTCTGGGAAAACACCACGCCCGCCCCGCTACCCCGCCGGGAGTTTACCCAACGCAGCGATTACAACGTCATGATACGCCGCAATCGACACGAAATCACCCAATACGGCTGGATGCACGAGCAAGACAACAACAAAGTGCTCCGCTCCGAAGCCGGCGACAAGCTCATTGCCGCTGAAAAAGGCCTCAAC contains:
- the nqrC gene encoding NADH:ubiquinone reductase (Na(+)-transporting) subunit C, which encodes MNKNSNIYVTLYAIGLTVICGALLASAFEVLKPNIAANQAYDLRRNVLLASIKLEKGDNVDAIFEKRVKTLVINAKGEIVKGQDAEKVNLAEEYRKKREERIYPVYILGKEGSPDVVEAYIMPLYGFGLWDNIFGYVGIDTDGETIKGVVFGHKGETAGLGARITDNDIQRRFIGKKIFEGDKLTPVTMVKGERGGGDVSIKAFADQPHQVDGMSGATLTAEGLSNMLDDYLRGYEAYIRAERAKKSKNL
- a CDS encoding NADH:ubiquinone reductase (Na(+)-transporting) subunit D; translation: MAEVAVKEVKKKEALFSKRNKTIFADPLSDNNPITVQVLGICSALAITAQMLPAVVMSLSVIFVMCCSSVLFSLISRTVPKSIRIMVQLAVIALFVILVDLFLKAYLYDVSKQLSTFVGLIITNCIVMGRLEAFAGNPENSAWSSFLDALGNALGYAIILIAIAFLRELFGAGSLFGYPVFNQVFALFGSEMTYEGNGLMLLPAGACVAVGVIIWIQRYWNGYAEAE
- the nqrE gene encoding NADH:ubiquinone reductase (Na(+)-transporting) subunit E, translated to MNELINLGVKSIFIDNMIFAYFLGMCSYLAVSKRVPTAMGLGLAVIFVLSVTAPLNWMISNYLLKKGALEWVGPQFAEVDLSFLNFIVFIAVIASFVQLVEMIIEKFSPSLYGSLGIFLPLIAVNCSILGGSLFMIGRDYTLPQATVFGLGSGIGWLLAVLALAAIREKIRYSDVPKPLRGLGITFILVGLMAFGFLGFLGFKL
- a CDS encoding AsmA-like C-terminal region-containing protein, producing MRRNYRFNKRYQRLLILALLLPLIFEGLLQGVSWFAQPWAQGQLETFGAAQLRVRPQIRYVGISWLRHFPRVGVRLHHIDLPSLNPEICPSVVHLAALDIRLQMRPLLRGKIRLHSLTLYNGEIALVHDAQDQKLFDIQKPRDKTDTPAKSLPETLTSLGRLPRIRLVGVSFRSQNIAKKSDIHLQFKDVLLNQARLQTGKLGGRLRGDLTIERLSFSRRVPENDFLLHKYASIDLQAGFDIVQNQLLIESSRFELDHTPIEAKMKINFREANSYHLSVRLPQVGLLQAFGFLPPRLQSIVANYESEGTLDAHLNLYGRFVPNNQPQVRVDFSCYDLLLINRPLQDTLSQLKLRGSFANTIKGVLPSPKTTQLRFESIEALNNGKPLDIKLKINDLSDPEIDIRCQGRLNLAHVFEIIGNSGIEKMRGAADVMVVFKGRLNDLRDNPDAPMLIKGYVRPDSLDVKFRNLGIALSGVSGLFQFDSSYVKVQQMRVSIGQSDLTLSGNFVNLAPFLLGDNALQLKAAFKSHYIDVSEIIQLNKAGHRNPLKYQSHLRKLNPVALKQSKMYSLATSSRIDLDLEGTIDSLSFRKIKGRDIHAAIHIADSSIQLERLSMHALEGLISLDASIEVQNQDSLAVTLNADIDRVNINQFFVAMENFGQHFFTDQNIRGRFSADITMQGKFDTYLNLDSRHTQAIADIRIVNGVLVKFPPLIKLSRYIFRNRDLETVYFPTLNNVFEVKQDKLIIPEMIIGTSVIYFAIGGTYQLDESLDMMIKVPLNNFTEQYSLNKVSAAAQQSVTLCILVKGPLNRLKSDMWLASFTDTPDARKRRLAARQAQKMKSKR
- a CDS encoding DUF6051 family protein — protein: MAYIEDYHQLKALSEALPVGGAGVYQNLTLRSLTFQSNIDTVFPGGQQYYTPKAEGISMQAFYKALADNTLDGIIQISDAEIAENKSFRYLLLQPKEQLRSQELIIFFHGLNEKDWSKYLPWGQVLASRTGKSVLFFPLAFHIDRAIETWVSSRPMNQLSKIRTQAFDGLTESSFTNAAISARLHLAPVRFFLSGLATYNDVIQLVTQIRMDNHPHIHNQASVDFFGFSAGAFLTQILMMANRGGLFEQSRAALFCGGNLLSDMRLTSRYILDSCAHQAVLDFFVRNLPTHLDQDPFLRFLFQSASTGGAYFQAMLSDGDEARNRLRQDRFETLSNRLAAFSLAKDNIMLPEDIQKALRFDTTTAPIIHRCFDFDFPYSHMNPFPIQPKYQNEVMQAMDEVFGAMADFYTQSAPNASTTAKMHKMSTL
- a CDS encoding HmuY family protein, translating into MKTTYLTRLVAFTLLCLTTFSACNNKKDEAPPVLEALLAENIHAPNDVIDRTTGQVTQANPFVKFSFATGQVVTGNNWDIAFKGTTIIINGGNSSRDTETRSGNAAAVIRTATFEEVTTVPAASEFVQDNGQNYAIPTGSGNGWYNYNSSNNLITPIPGRVLVFRTHDGKFAKVEILSYYQNAPAQPTSSMPTGYYTFRYIYQPDGNSTRLE
- a CDS encoding TonB-dependent receptor plug domain-containing protein; this encodes MYRVKCCFCICCLRCLGLLSICLLNGGTLSAQVAKNTGDSLRQMDLSDVVITATRTERALSTVPMPVTIINQAQIRQMGSLRLNEILQEQTGLAIVTNHGQGIQMQGFDPDYTLILIDGEPLVGRTAGTLELSRIAVGNIKQIEIVKGPTSSLYGSEALAGVVNIITETPTRTSAQLSSRYGTNRTADLSAGINLKNKDLGVYLFANRYASGGYDFTPETFGQTIEPFAAYTFQTKLYYTFHKALKLQLSGRFYSETQASNFALNSGTAAEQRISGEGLVQDYNLAPTLEWRVSERWKSIFRLYHSQYQTRSALNYQSDNSLYEATFFTQHFTRLENQTEYFIHENHYLTLGIGHLWEDVSATRYERKQLFETIYGFAQYEWTPSERWNITAGARLDAHSVYGSQISPKAALQYEFSPKWALRASVGRGFKAPDFRQLYLNFNNAAAGYAVLGAEELPRIIGEWQSQGLISELLLDPTLLGNIRAESSTAYNLGFRARPLPKLRWTLNLFRNDVQDLIETQVVARRTNGQNIFSYRNLSAIYTQGVETDLSYVLSPSFTLSGGYQFLDAKDKEVLDQIDAGQLFSRDPQTLITRRITRQDYGGLFNRSRHMANVKLFYNHEKTGTTANLRAVYRGRYGFGDRNGNLILDDDSEYVPGFWTLNATAAKRFYKQMFQFQVGCENLLNQQNQQMMPNMPGRLWWASLSCQL
- a CDS encoding DUF6607 family protein: MKKRTLTTLWASLALLCGAVSSLSAQQTYDDKLQQDREAIKAMCGCYEVTFEFGETFAPDTNYTFKPNYRSGGLEWVTLVEDSDRKLVLQHLLIVGDNSIVKHWRQDWLYENTDLYLFDQGNHWRYTRLPKNEVRGQWTQKVFQVDDSPRYEGSATWVHVDGRHFWENTTPAPLPRREFTQRSDYNVMIRRNRHEITQYGWMHEQDNNKVLRSEAGDKLIAAEKGLNPYRKVDDSRCKPAQDWWKENQAFWAKVRTEWDALFAQNKNLELHGKLDDKPLFMHLFALPADSDQAAIRQVIQKFVKN